In Acidobacteriota bacterium, a genomic segment contains:
- a CDS encoding DUF362 domain-containing protein, with product MSDTNKDHGITRREFVATGAAAGTLLATGVGFGEADNLPPDLVVAHGPDVAKNTLAVIEGHGGMGAFVKPGQIVNILPNAQGSHPGTSTDPVLIKTVVDQCLGAGAKEVRWLTWQSGKYFERSNIARLVEGSGAKFIQVDSNDESLWDTFEVPNGVALEKIRVFKVLDECDVFINMPIIKDHIGSRFTGSLKNYMGASHPTDNRLFHPTFEGEDLTRMEQCIADLNTVVRKPDLIVADAMTILTSKGPFGPGDVDKPNKVIAGKDRVALDAYGATLLGLEGSEVSMIVNAHELGLGEIDVGKVRIREIEVA from the coding sequence ATGAGCGACACGAATAAGGATCATGGGATTACACGGCGCGAGTTCGTCGCCACCGGTGCGGCTGCCGGCACCCTTCTCGCTACCGGCGTGGGATTCGGCGAGGCGGACAATCTGCCGCCCGATCTGGTGGTGGCGCACGGGCCGGATGTGGCCAAGAACACCCTCGCGGTGATCGAGGGCCACGGCGGTATGGGCGCATTCGTCAAACCCGGGCAGATCGTCAACATCCTGCCCAACGCCCAGGGCTCCCACCCCGGGACGTCGACCGATCCGGTCCTGATCAAGACGGTCGTCGACCAGTGCCTCGGTGCCGGCGCCAAGGAGGTCCGCTGGCTGACCTGGCAGTCCGGGAAGTACTTCGAACGGAGCAACATCGCCAGGCTGGTCGAGGGGAGCGGCGCAAAGTTCATTCAGGTCGACAGCAACGACGAGAGTCTGTGGGACACCTTCGAGGTGCCGAACGGCGTCGCGTTGGAAAAAATACGCGTGTTCAAGGTCCTCGATGAGTGCGACGTCTTCATCAACATGCCGATCATCAAGGACCACATCGGCTCGCGGTTCACCGGCTCGCTCAAAAACTATATGGGCGCCTCGCATCCGACCGATAACCGCCTCTTCCATCCCACCTTCGAGGGCGAGGACCTCACGCGCATGGAACAGTGCATCGCGGACCTCAACACTGTGGTCCGGAAGCCAGACCTGATCGTCGCCGACGCGATGACGATCCTCACCAGCAAGGGCCCGTTCGGTCCGGGGGACGTCGACAAACCCAACAAGGTCATCGCCGGGAAAGACCGGGTGGCCCTCGACGCCTACGGCGCGACCCTGCTCGGGCTCGAGGGGAGTGAGGTCTCGATGATCGTCAACGCCCACGAGCTCGGCCTCGGCGAGATCGACGTCGGCAAGGTGAGGATTCGCGAGATCGAGGTGGCCTGA